In Actinoplanes sp. NBC_00393, a single genomic region encodes these proteins:
- a CDS encoding DUF4097 family beta strand repeat-containing protein, with the protein MQTFTTPAPITVVLTIPAGRVQVIASDRGDTTVEVRPADVGKSRDVKTAEQTTVAYADGVLRIHTEEHANRLLGHTGSIEVTVQVPAGSDVQAKTASTELSVAGRLGDLAFEGAYRTIKIDEAATVRLTAIDGDVEVGRLTGAAEISTERGDIRIDEAVTGAVVLNTGSGDISVGAALGVSAALDAGTGHGRVSNALKNNGAADLAIRATTGYGDITARSL; encoded by the coding sequence ATGCAGACCTTCACCACCCCCGCCCCGATCACCGTCGTCCTGACCATCCCCGCCGGCCGCGTCCAGGTCATCGCCTCCGACCGCGGCGACACGACCGTGGAGGTCCGGCCCGCGGATGTCGGCAAGAGCCGCGACGTGAAGACCGCCGAGCAGACCACAGTGGCGTACGCCGACGGCGTCCTGCGGATCCACACCGAGGAGCACGCGAACCGGCTGCTCGGCCACACCGGGTCCATCGAGGTCACCGTCCAGGTGCCCGCCGGCTCCGATGTCCAGGCCAAGACCGCCAGCACCGAGCTGAGCGTCGCCGGCCGCCTCGGGGACCTGGCGTTCGAGGGCGCGTACCGCACCATCAAGATCGATGAGGCGGCGACCGTACGGCTCACCGCGATCGACGGCGACGTCGAGGTCGGCCGGCTCACCGGGGCCGCGGAGATCAGCACCGAGCGCGGCGACATCCGGATCGACGAGGCGGTGACCGGCGCGGTCGTGCTCAACACCGGGTCCGGCGACATCTCGGTCGGCGCCGCACTCGGCGTCTCCGCCGCCCTGGACGCCGGCACCGGACACGGCCGCGTCAGCAACGCCCTCAAGAACAACGGCGCCGCCGACCTCGCCATCCGCGCCACCACCGGCTACGGCGACATCACCGCCCGCAGCCTCTGA
- a CDS encoding serine hydrolase domain-containing protein translates to MEHGFTKSGLHRLRDVLEGHVESGRIPGLVALVSRGDQTHVETIGSMRHDGGPPMRRDTIFRMASTSKPVSIAAAMILLDECRLRLDDPVQQWLPELADRQVLTSLDSPLDDTVPARRPIIVRDVLTSTFGLGLDLTATGKPIMNAIFEQGLTPDLPQPMPEPDEWMRRLGALPLMHQPGERWQYHIASDLLGVLVARVTGQPFETFLRERIFEPLGMTDTGFHVPEADLHRLPPLYAPDAATGEFHVWDPAEDGRHSRPPAFPGGGGGLNSTVDDYHAYFRMLLNGGKHGGERILSRAAVELMTTNRLLPGQQAAREELARNNVHLSFGQGQHGGWGYGMAVRTYRGDYAPVGQFGWDGGSGTSTYADPVHRVTGLLLTQVGMSVPNSAHLIHDFWTTVYQAIED, encoded by the coding sequence ATGGAACACGGCTTCACCAAGTCCGGCCTGCACCGCCTGCGCGACGTGCTCGAAGGCCATGTCGAGTCCGGCCGGATCCCGGGGCTGGTCGCCCTGGTCAGCCGCGGCGACCAGACCCACGTCGAGACGATCGGCTCGATGCGCCACGACGGCGGTCCGCCGATGCGACGGGACACGATCTTCCGGATGGCGTCGACCTCGAAACCGGTGTCGATCGCGGCCGCGATGATCCTGCTCGACGAATGCCGGCTGCGGCTCGACGACCCGGTGCAGCAGTGGCTGCCCGAACTCGCCGACCGGCAGGTGCTCACGAGCCTCGACAGCCCGCTCGACGACACCGTGCCGGCCCGCCGCCCGATCATCGTGCGCGACGTGCTGACCTCGACGTTCGGGCTCGGCTTGGACCTGACCGCGACCGGCAAGCCGATCATGAACGCGATCTTCGAGCAGGGGCTCACCCCCGACCTGCCGCAGCCGATGCCGGAACCGGACGAGTGGATGCGCCGCCTCGGCGCCCTGCCGCTGATGCACCAGCCCGGTGAACGCTGGCAGTACCACATCGCCAGCGACCTGCTCGGCGTGCTCGTCGCCCGGGTCACCGGGCAGCCGTTCGAGACGTTCCTGCGCGAGCGGATCTTCGAGCCGCTGGGCATGACGGACACCGGCTTCCACGTACCGGAAGCCGACCTCCACCGGCTGCCGCCGCTGTACGCCCCGGACGCGGCCACCGGCGAGTTCCACGTCTGGGACCCGGCCGAAGATGGCCGGCACAGCCGTCCGCCGGCGTTCCCGGGCGGCGGCGGTGGACTCAACTCGACCGTCGACGACTACCACGCGTACTTCCGGATGCTGCTCAACGGCGGCAAGCACGGCGGTGAGCGGATCCTGTCCCGGGCCGCCGTCGAGCTGATGACCACCAACCGCCTGCTGCCCGGGCAGCAGGCGGCCCGCGAGGAACTGGCCCGCAACAACGTGCACCTGTCGTTCGGCCAGGGCCAGCACGGCGGCTGGGGGTACGGGATGGCGGTGCGCACGTACCGCGGTGACTACGCGCCGGTCGGCCAGTTCGGCTGGGACGGCGGCAGCGGCACCTCCACGTACGCCGACCCGGTCCACCGGGTCACCGGGCTGCTGCTCACCCAGGTCGGGATGTCCGTACCGAACTCGGCGCACCTCATCCACGACTTCTGGACCACGGTCTACCAGGCCATCGAGGACTGA
- a CDS encoding GNAT family N-acetyltransferase has protein sequence MLIRPFTPHDLARLVELTIDTFRPYFEESFRPAVGDVIFTNQHGDWRGDYRTQVAELHVPGEHKHVAVAEVDGDIAGYVAWSVDPARRNGGISHLAVAAGQRRTGAGRELCEHAFAAMRTAGAEVVEIGTGGDAFHAPARSLYESLGCTPFPVTYYYREL, from the coding sequence ATGTTGATTCGTCCGTTTACTCCGCATGACCTGGCCCGGCTCGTCGAGCTGACCATCGACACGTTCCGGCCCTATTTCGAGGAGTCGTTCCGGCCCGCGGTCGGCGACGTCATCTTCACCAACCAGCACGGCGACTGGCGCGGCGACTACCGTACGCAGGTCGCTGAACTTCATGTTCCCGGCGAGCACAAGCATGTCGCCGTGGCCGAGGTCGACGGCGACATCGCGGGCTATGTCGCCTGGAGCGTCGATCCGGCGCGCCGGAACGGCGGGATCTCGCACCTGGCCGTGGCTGCCGGGCAGCGCCGCACCGGTGCCGGCCGGGAGCTGTGCGAGCACGCGTTCGCCGCGATGCGCACCGCCGGCGCCGAGGTGGTCGAGATCGGCACCGGCGGGGACGCGTTCCACGCCCCCGCCCGCAGCCTGTACGAGAGTCTCGGCTGCACACCGTTCCCGGTCACCTACTACTACCGGGAGTTGTGA